A genomic segment from Paramixta manurensis encodes:
- a CDS encoding flagellar biosynthesis protein FlhA: MATPKLTGRLAALRKLNIGVPILLLSMLAMVILPLSPLLLDLLFTFNIVLAVIVLLVSVNSKRPLDFALFPTILLITTLMRLCLNVASTRVVLLNGHQGAGAAGQVIEAFGQVVIGGNFVVGFVVFVILMIINFVVVTKGAERISEVSARFTLDALPGKQMAIDADLNAGLINQEQARTRRKEVASEADFYGAMDGASKFVRGDAIAGIMILAINVIGGICIGIFKYNLDVSHAFEVYVLLTIGDGLVAQIPSLLLATAAAIIVTRVSDGGEMSADIKRQLLSRPGTLYTAAMVMFVLAIVPGMPHLVFFIFTGLLAFTAWRQSKQVKDAEPVTDMAAIADVLGENDEHPVSWQSIPVIEPIGLNLGYKLVTLVDKAKGSPLTQRMRGVRQVVSETSGVLLPEICIRENFRLKPAQYAIHINGIRSATGEVHADRLMAIATAEQYGEIEGVIDIDPAWGLPVVWISPEHKARALNLGYQVVDCASVVATHVNKVARESLPDLFNYDDITQLNERLAQLAPKLAEDLNNALNFSQLLRVYRLLLIEQVSLKDIVTIATTLLESAAVTKDPLLLASDVRYALRRAIVAALVQEKKRLSAFTLENGLENLLLGALNQAQQAGKVALDSFPVDPNILTQLQTNMPVIFENLKAQNLTPVLLVAPQLRPLLARYGRLFASGLHILSYNEVPDEIELKVVGQLGA; encoded by the coding sequence ATGGCAACTCCTAAGCTTACTGGCCGTTTAGCCGCGTTGAGAAAACTCAATATCGGCGTGCCGATTTTACTGTTAAGCATGTTGGCGATGGTTATTCTGCCGCTGTCGCCACTGCTGCTGGATCTGCTCTTCACCTTTAATATCGTGTTGGCGGTGATTGTATTGCTGGTGAGCGTTAACAGTAAACGCCCGCTCGATTTTGCCCTGTTCCCAACCATTTTGTTGATTACTACCCTCATGCGGCTGTGCCTCAATGTCGCCTCTACCCGCGTGGTATTGCTGAATGGTCACCAGGGTGCAGGCGCTGCCGGGCAAGTGATTGAAGCCTTCGGCCAGGTGGTGATCGGCGGTAACTTCGTGGTCGGTTTCGTGGTGTTTGTCATTTTGATGATCATCAACTTTGTGGTGGTGACCAAAGGAGCGGAGCGCATTTCCGAAGTCTCGGCGCGCTTTACCCTGGATGCATTGCCGGGCAAACAGATGGCGATTGATGCCGATCTCAACGCCGGGTTGATTAATCAGGAACAGGCGCGTACTCGCCGGAAAGAGGTCGCCAGCGAAGCGGACTTTTACGGCGCGATGGATGGCGCCTCTAAATTTGTCCGTGGGGATGCGATTGCCGGCATCATGATCTTAGCGATCAACGTGATCGGCGGCATTTGCATCGGTATTTTTAAATACAATCTCGACGTTAGCCACGCCTTCGAGGTCTATGTCCTGCTGACTATCGGCGATGGGTTGGTCGCGCAGATCCCTTCCCTGCTGTTAGCCACGGCGGCGGCGATCATTGTTACCCGCGTCAGCGACGGCGGCGAAATGTCGGCGGACATCAAGCGCCAACTGCTATCCCGCCCCGGCACGCTGTACACCGCCGCGATGGTGATGTTTGTGCTGGCGATAGTGCCGGGGATGCCGCATCTGGTGTTTTTCATTTTTACCGGCTTACTGGCGTTCACCGCCTGGCGGCAAAGTAAACAGGTAAAAGATGCCGAGCCGGTAACCGATATGGCGGCGATTGCTGATGTACTCGGCGAAAACGATGAGCATCCGGTCAGTTGGCAAAGTATCCCGGTGATTGAACCGATTGGCCTGAATCTCGGCTATAAGCTGGTCACCCTGGTGGATAAAGCCAAAGGGAGCCCACTCACGCAGCGTATGCGTGGCGTGCGCCAGGTGGTATCGGAAACCAGCGGCGTTCTGCTACCGGAAATTTGTATCCGCGAAAACTTTCGTCTCAAACCCGCGCAATACGCTATTCATATTAACGGTATTCGTAGCGCGACCGGCGAAGTACACGCCGACCGTCTGATGGCGATTGCCACCGCCGAGCAGTATGGCGAAATTGAAGGAGTGATTGATATTGATCCCGCCTGGGGGCTACCGGTGGTGTGGATCAGCCCGGAACATAAAGCACGCGCGTTGAATCTTGGCTATCAGGTGGTGGATTGCGCCAGTGTGGTGGCAACGCACGTGAATAAGGTGGCGCGCGAAAGCCTGCCGGACTTATTCAATTACGACGATATTACCCAGTTAAACGAACGTCTGGCGCAACTGGCGCCCAAGCTGGCGGAAGATTTAAATAACGCGCTGAATTTTAGCCAGTTATTGCGCGTCTATCGCCTGCTGTTGATTGAACAGGTATCGCTAAAAGATATTGTCACCATCGCCACCACCTTACTGGAAAGCGCCGCCGTCACCAAAGATCCGCTGCTGCTGGCGTCAGATGTGCGTTACGCACTGCGCCGCGCCATTGTGGCGGCGCTGGTTCAGGAAAAGAAACGCCTGTCTGCCTTCACTCTGGAGAACGGCCTGGAAAACTTATTGCTCGGTGCGCTGAACCAGGCGCAGCAGGCAGGGAAAGTGGCGCTGGATAGCTTCCCGGTTGATCCGAATATTTTGACGCAGTTACAAACCAATATGCCGGTTATTTTTGAAAACCTGAAGGCACAGAATCTGACGCCGGTGTTATTGGTTGCGCCGCAATTACGGCCTTTGCTGGCGCGCTACGGGCGGTTATTCGCCAGTGGGTTACATATTTTGTCGTATAACGAAGTGCCGGATGAGATTGAGTTGAAGGTGGTTGGGCAGTTGGGCGCGTAA
- the flhB gene encoding flagellar type III secretion system protein FlhB — protein sequence MSGSSGEKSEKATAGKLRKAREKGEIPRSKDVTMAAGLITSFITLTTFLPWYKQLIGASFTAVGMMAGRLDDSGALHQFLLTHVLILMKFILTLVPIPLSMIVASLVPGGWQFTLTKLMPDIKKLSPLAGIKRLCSPSHLTDVLKMMAKCAVLLAVLYNTIHSELTSLLSLQMLWLWQAVSRGMALYHDIMLKFVIIITLFALIDIPLSKFLFARKMRMTKQEVKEEHKNNDGNPQIKGRIRQLQRQFAIGQINLTVPEADVVITNPTHFAVALKYDATKAAAPYIVAKGVDEVALYIRQVAQKHQVEVVEFPPLARSIYHTTRVNQQIPAPLYRAIAHVLTYVMQLKSWRAGQGDKPELNTRIPIPQEVMETHGNS from the coding sequence ATGTCCGGGAGCAGCGGCGAAAAAAGCGAAAAGGCCACCGCCGGTAAACTAAGAAAGGCGCGAGAAAAGGGGGAAATTCCCCGCTCGAAAGATGTGACGATGGCCGCCGGATTAATTACCTCGTTTATTACTCTGACGACTTTTTTGCCCTGGTATAAGCAGCTTATTGGCGCCTCTTTTACCGCAGTTGGCATGATGGCCGGGCGGCTTGATGACAGCGGCGCGTTACATCAGTTTCTACTGACGCATGTGTTGATTCTGATGAAGTTTATTCTCACGCTGGTGCCGATCCCACTCAGTATGATTGTTGCCTCGCTGGTACCGGGTGGTTGGCAATTTACGCTGACGAAACTCATGCCGGATATAAAAAAACTGAGCCCGTTGGCGGGAATTAAGCGGCTATGTTCCCCAAGCCATTTAACCGATGTGCTCAAAATGATGGCGAAATGCGCGGTGCTGCTGGCGGTGTTGTACAACACCATTCATAGCGAGTTGACATCCCTGCTCTCGCTACAAATGCTGTGGCTATGGCAAGCGGTTAGCCGCGGCATGGCGCTTTACCATGACATCATGCTGAAATTCGTCATCATCATTACGCTATTCGCGCTGATTGATATTCCGCTCAGTAAGTTCTTGTTCGCCCGAAAAATGCGGATGACCAAACAGGAAGTGAAGGAAGAACATAAAAACAATGACGGTAACCCTCAGATTAAGGGACGCATCCGTCAGTTGCAGCGCCAGTTCGCCATCGGGCAGATCAACCTCACGGTACCGGAGGCCGATGTGGTGATCACTAACCCCACCCACTTTGCGGTGGCATTGAAATATGATGCCACTAAAGCCGCCGCGCCCTATATCGTGGCGAAAGGCGTTGATGAAGTGGCGTTATATATCCGCCAGGTGGCGCAAAAACATCAGGTCGAAGTGGTCGAATTCCCGCCGCTGGCGCGTTCGATTTACCACACCACACGGGTTAATCAGCAGATCCCCGCTCCGCTCTACCGCGCTATCGCCCACGTGCTGACCTATGTGATGCAATTAAAATCCTGGCGCGCCGGCCAGGGCGATAAACCCGAGTTAAATACCCGCATCCCGATTCCGCAAGAGGTAATGGAAACCCATGGCAACTCCTAA
- the fliP gene encoding flagellar type III secretion system pore protein FliP (The bacterial flagellar biogenesis protein FliP forms a type III secretion system (T3SS)-type pore required for flagellar assembly.), with amino-acid sequence MNRALLTGVWFRRVLLLCGLLLCIPQALAQEGAVTLFSAAQTASGQDYNVKIEILILMTLLGLIPIMVLMMTSFTRFIIVLAVLRQALGLQQSPPNKVLTGIALALTMLVMRPVGLHIYHDAIVPFQNDQITLKQALGSATVPLKKYMLAQTNTKALEQIMTIANARGAAEEQDLTIVVPAFVLSELKTAFQIGFMIYIPFLVIDLIVASILMAMGMMMLSPLIVSLPFKLMLFVLCDGWSMIVGTLAGSIQGAGL; translated from the coding sequence ATGAACCGCGCGCTGTTGACCGGTGTCTGGTTCCGACGCGTGCTACTGCTGTGCGGGTTGTTACTCTGCATTCCGCAGGCGTTGGCGCAAGAAGGTGCGGTGACGCTATTTAGCGCCGCGCAAACCGCCAGCGGACAAGACTATAACGTCAAAATTGAAATTTTGATTCTGATGACCCTGCTCGGGCTGATCCCGATCATGGTGCTGATGATGACCAGCTTTACCCGCTTCATCATTGTGTTGGCGGTATTACGTCAGGCGCTGGGCTTACAACAAAGCCCGCCGAACAAAGTGTTGACCGGTATCGCACTGGCATTAACCATGTTGGTCATGCGCCCGGTTGGCCTACATATTTATCACGATGCCATCGTGCCCTTTCAGAACGACCAGATTACCCTGAAGCAAGCGCTCGGTAGCGCCACGGTTCCGCTGAAAAAATATATGCTGGCGCAAACCAATACCAAAGCGCTGGAGCAGATCATGACCATCGCTAACGCACGCGGTGCGGCGGAGGAGCAAGATCTCACTATCGTGGTGCCCGCCTTTGTACTTAGTGAGCTGAAAACCGCCTTCCAGATAGGCTTCATGATCTATATCCCCTTTTTAGTGATTGACCTGATTGTCGCCAGCATATTGATGGCAATGGGGATGATGATGCTATCGCCGCTTATCGTCTCGCTCCCGTTCAAATTAATGCTGTTTGTGCTCTGTGACGGCTGGTCGATGATCGTCGGTACGCTGGCTGGCAGCATTCAAGGGGCCGGATTATGA
- a CDS encoding sigma-54 interaction domain-containing protein: MTNMIMQQDNSYDGKYIAHAPASVNLFSLAQRVARFNVPVLITGETGTGKECVAKYIHQHAFGEEAPYIAVNCAAIPENMLEAILFGYEKGAFTGAINSVPGKFEMANGGTLLLDEIGDMPLALQAKLLRVLQEQEVERLGSHKRIPLDIRLIAATNKDLEKEIAEGRFRQDLYYRLSVVPMHITPLRERTEDIIPLAHIFIHKYRAFSQPQARLTRDACVALQQYAWPGNVRELENVIQRGMIMSPDGEISAACFGLTAMTPALTSVTADDTLLSASGTQPIKQRGRLAEYQYIADLLKRYEGNKARTAEFLGITPRALRYRLASMRQKGFDFSFCSHNLPG; this comes from the coding sequence ATGACGAACATGATTATGCAACAGGATAATTCATACGACGGTAAATATATCGCCCACGCGCCAGCCAGCGTTAATCTCTTTTCGTTGGCGCAACGCGTCGCCCGCTTTAATGTTCCGGTATTAATCACGGGTGAAACCGGAACCGGCAAAGAGTGTGTGGCTAAATACATCCACCAACATGCTTTTGGCGAAGAGGCTCCCTATATCGCGGTTAATTGTGCGGCCATTCCAGAGAATATGCTGGAAGCGATTCTGTTCGGTTATGAGAAGGGCGCGTTTACCGGGGCAATAAACAGCGTGCCGGGTAAGTTTGAAATGGCGAATGGCGGCACATTATTGCTCGATGAAATTGGCGATATGCCGCTGGCGCTGCAAGCTAAATTGCTTCGCGTATTACAAGAACAAGAAGTGGAACGGTTGGGAAGCCATAAACGTATCCCACTGGATATCCGTTTGATTGCCGCCACTAATAAGGATCTGGAAAAAGAGATTGCCGAAGGGCGTTTTCGTCAGGACCTCTACTATCGCCTCTCGGTGGTGCCCATGCATATCACGCCGCTGCGTGAGCGCACTGAGGACATTATCCCGCTGGCACATATTTTTATTCATAAATACCGTGCGTTTAGCCAGCCACAGGCCCGTTTAACGCGTGATGCCTGTGTGGCGCTACAACAGTATGCGTGGCCGGGAAATGTGCGTGAACTGGAGAACGTGATTCAACGCGGCATGATTATGTCGCCGGATGGTGAAATCTCGGCGGCCTGCTTTGGCCTCACGGCAATGACGCCAGCGCTTACCTCTGTGACAGCCGACGATACGCTGCTCAGCGCCAGCGGTACACAACCGATTAAACAGCGCGGACGTCTGGCCGAGTACCAATACATTGCCGATTTGCTGAAGCGTTACGAAGGCAATAAAGCGCGTACCGCTGAATTCCTCGGCATTACGCCACGCGCATTGCGCTACCGGCTAGCCTCCATGCGCCAGAAGGGATTCGACTTTAGTTTTTGCTCTCATAATCTGCCCGGTTAA
- a CDS encoding lysozyme inhibitor LprI family protein — protein sequence MKNFNFVYWRKMLFCLAWLFSFPALAVNCQRAATLIENTLCSSPELRWLDDNLQQRYQQEIITNPQVIWQQQQEWQKARDACVSNVCLQRAYLQRISGLSQADRSLKLEGSWWNKSAPNGNGGVLTFSRVSRWGYEMSATSWAGVNRVSLTGEGRLFYGISLVDNLQDARDCRILVIPRADGTLDVSSNSDYGCKIFVPQGIMLDGIYVRADSDPRPAASLLTLGIFPTREMDDRFRKLVGNDYENYVKTANSYAYSDDLDNQGATVMTLAVKGMANRKAALIRYTSSGKIWAMRVEPTPDNHLKFIYVTTEADKTMMPKTLSSWRQNFPG from the coding sequence ATGAAAAACTTCAATTTTGTTTACTGGCGCAAGATGCTGTTTTGTCTCGCGTGGTTATTCTCATTCCCGGCGTTGGCGGTTAATTGCCAGCGTGCGGCGACACTGATTGAAAATACCCTCTGTAGTAGCCCTGAATTGCGCTGGCTGGATGATAATTTGCAGCAACGTTATCAACAAGAAATCATTACCAACCCCCAGGTTATCTGGCAACAACAACAAGAGTGGCAAAAAGCGCGCGATGCCTGTGTTAGCAATGTGTGTTTACAGCGCGCCTATTTACAACGTATTAGCGGCTTATCACAAGCCGATCGTAGCCTTAAACTTGAGGGTAGCTGGTGGAATAAAAGCGCGCCAAACGGCAATGGCGGGGTGCTCACCTTCTCCCGCGTTTCGCGCTGGGGTTATGAAATGAGTGCCACCTCTTGGGCTGGAGTGAACCGCGTTTCGCTTACCGGTGAAGGGCGGTTATTTTACGGTATTAGTTTGGTGGATAACCTGCAAGATGCCAGGGATTGTCGCATTTTGGTGATTCCGCGTGCGGACGGCACGTTGGATGTCAGCAGTAATAGCGACTATGGCTGCAAAATTTTTGTGCCACAGGGCATTATGTTGGACGGTATCTACGTGCGCGCAGATAGCGATCCTCGCCCGGCGGCAAGCTTATTGACCTTAGGTATTTTCCCTACGCGCGAGATGGATGATCGCTTTCGGAAATTGGTCGGGAATGATTACGAAAACTATGTGAAAACCGCCAATTCGTATGCGTACAGTGATGATCTTGATAATCAGGGCGCGACGGTGATGACCTTAGCGGTGAAAGGTATGGCAAACCGTAAGGCGGCGCTAATTCGTTACACATCCAGCGGTAAGATCTGGGCGATGCGGGTTGAGCCGACGCCGGATAATCATTTGAAATTTATCTATGTCACTACCGAGGCGGATAAAACGATGATGCCAAAAACCCTTTCGAGTTGGCGGCAGAATTTTCCAGGCTGA
- the fliQ gene encoding flagellar biosynthesis protein FliQ, producing the protein MMTTDIAGDIVAQGVKLVLIISMVAIVPSLLVGLMVSIFQATTQINEQTLSFLPRLVTTLLVLIFAGKWMITQLIDFAQLIFQQAAHLVG; encoded by the coding sequence ATGATGACGACCGATATCGCGGGCGATATTGTCGCCCAAGGCGTCAAGCTGGTGTTAATCATCTCGATGGTGGCAATTGTGCCGAGCCTGCTGGTAGGCCTGATGGTCAGTATCTTCCAGGCCACCACGCAAATTAATGAACAGACGCTGAGTTTTTTACCGCGTCTGGTGACCACGCTGCTGGTGCTGATTTTTGCCGGGAAATGGATGATCACCCAACTGATCGACTTCGCCCAACTGATCTTCCAGCAGGCGGCGCATTTGGTGGGCTAA
- the fliR gene encoding flagellar biosynthetic protein FliR, with protein sequence MGISISDLIAPLLAGFLPFIRIYAFLHFCPVLDQKSLTRKVRIGAALALAAVITPMLAHPIHLTSLLSMQALLLIGEQILWGFLFGTIMQWVFIALQTAGHILSFNMGLGMAVMNDPSNGVSTTVIAQIIFVFCVLIFFSMDGHLLLVTVLYKGFTYWPPGQAITTPTLRFVTSGVGWLIASALLLAMPTVFIMMIVQGVFGLLNRVSPTLNLFSLGFPISMLFGLFCLGLLVSHIPDHYLHLTNEILAQLDRLRGA encoded by the coding sequence ATGGGGATCTCGATTAGCGATCTGATCGCGCCGCTACTGGCGGGTTTCCTGCCGTTTATCCGCATCTACGCGTTTCTACACTTTTGTCCGGTACTGGACCAAAAATCCCTGACGCGCAAAGTCCGTATTGGCGCGGCGCTGGCGTTGGCGGCTGTGATCACCCCGATGCTGGCGCATCCGATCCATCTGACCTCGTTATTGTCGATGCAGGCGCTGTTATTGATCGGCGAGCAGATCCTGTGGGGATTTTTGTTTGGCACCATCATGCAGTGGGTGTTTATCGCGTTACAGACCGCTGGTCATATTCTCTCGTTTAATATGGGCCTCGGTATGGCGGTCATGAACGATCCCAGCAATGGCGTCTCCACCACGGTGATCGCGCAGATTATTTTTGTCTTTTGCGTCCTGATCTTTTTCTCTATGGACGGCCACTTATTGTTGGTTACCGTGCTGTACAAAGGGTTTACTTACTGGCCGCCGGGCCAGGCGATCACCACGCCCACGCTACGTTTTGTCACCAGCGGGGTCGGCTGGTTAATTGCCAGCGCGCTACTGCTGGCAATGCCGACGGTATTTATCATGATGATTGTGCAAGGGGTGTTTGGCCTGCTGAACCGCGTTTCCCCGACGCTGAATCTGTTTTCCCTCGGTTTTCCGATCAGTATGCTGTTCGGTCTGTTCTGCCTCGGGCTGCTGGTTAGCCATATTCCCGACCACTATCTGCACCTGACCAATGAAATCCTGGCGCAGCTTGATCGTCTGCGGGGGGCCTGA
- a CDS encoding FliM/FliN family flagellar motor switch protein, producing the protein MRAITNKIRIYNHANLAEVIELKANKLGRPWHRVPQIFNNRFDLLDAHISIYFLKKFRVNIALKKMTFEMDSTQKYSQVMSTRLGHIAFQIERELLLNILHDFYGLARECQETPQLHNTPVTKTEERLRSKLAMEMAELILNGNVFADALEIKTDPASLISHWSYRVTFALEGDQEGHFSLLLDGAHVDALLASLGHQGHEHLAQQLDTFAPKRLENMVSTLPVKLIGRLAQVSLTVADLAKLKPGDILPIALPERFPLLVGQQPLFTAVIAEDRSKLYFSEFTDRNHEHYE; encoded by the coding sequence ATGCGGGCAATAACTAATAAAATTCGAATTTACAATCACGCTAACCTGGCAGAAGTGATCGAACTCAAAGCGAACAAACTCGGTCGTCCGTGGCATCGAGTGCCACAAATATTTAACAATCGTTTCGATTTGCTGGATGCGCATATCAGCATTTATTTTTTGAAGAAATTTCGCGTCAATATTGCTTTAAAGAAAATGACGTTCGAGATGGATTCAACGCAAAAATATTCGCAGGTGATGTCAACCCGCCTTGGTCATATCGCCTTTCAGATTGAGCGGGAATTGCTACTGAATATTCTGCACGACTTTTATGGCTTAGCCAGAGAGTGTCAAGAAACACCGCAACTTCACAACACGCCGGTGACCAAAACGGAGGAAAGGTTGCGGAGTAAATTAGCAATGGAAATGGCAGAGCTAATTTTAAACGGCAATGTCTTTGCCGACGCGCTGGAGATCAAAACCGATCCGGCGTCATTAATTAGCCATTGGTCGTATCGCGTCACCTTTGCGCTTGAAGGCGATCAGGAAGGGCACTTTTCATTGCTGTTGGATGGCGCGCATGTCGATGCCTTGCTGGCTTCGCTAGGCCATCAGGGGCATGAGCATCTCGCGCAGCAACTCGACACCTTCGCGCCGAAGCGGCTGGAGAATATGGTGTCAACGCTGCCGGTCAAACTGATTGGCCGACTTGCGCAGGTTTCGCTGACCGTAGCCGACCTGGCAAAACTGAAGCCGGGCGATATTTTACCGATCGCGCTACCGGAGCGTTTCCCGCTGCTGGTTGGCCAACAACCGTTGTTTACCGCCGTCATCGCAGAAGATCGCAGCAAACTTTACTTCTCTGAATTTACCGACAGGAACCATGAGCACTATGAGTGA
- the fliN gene encoding flagellar motor switch protein FliN — protein MSEHTDDLPQDLNLDFDLSPATALPGGAVAEEGALLEKKRKLSLFSRIPVTLTLEVASVEISLAELMAVNNESIVELDKMAGEPLDIKVNGILFGKAEVVVVNDKYGLRIIEFNNKELGELVL, from the coding sequence ATGAGTGAGCATACGGATGACTTGCCCCAGGACTTGAACCTGGATTTCGATTTATCTCCGGCGACAGCGCTGCCCGGCGGCGCGGTTGCCGAAGAGGGCGCGCTGCTGGAGAAAAAGCGCAAGCTATCGCTGTTTAGCCGGATTCCGGTCACTCTGACGCTGGAAGTCGCTTCGGTAGAAATTTCACTGGCGGAACTGATGGCAGTGAATAACGAATCCATTGTTGAGTTAGATAAAATGGCTGGCGAACCGCTGGATATTAAAGTTAACGGCATCCTGTTCGGCAAGGCCGAAGTGGTGGTGGTTAATGATAAATACGGTCTGCGCATTATCGAGTTTAATAACAAAGAATTAGGTGAGCTGGTGTTATGA
- a CDS encoding porin, whose translation MSKLKSSILIGGVVLSALSAAAHAEIVVLDKNPQSDSLLAPLSLQVGGSIRPEWIFNNGPEPGYYKNGHDGGTRFRFGADYKLTQDTSVIGYYEWGVDLAHALDWDGHYNTDGKRDYQRQSYAGIKDDRYGTLTYGHQWGIYYSVIGVKSDVWDNDGHAGATGIGVNGDFDGANRPKNSIKYTNDFGPVKLYANYLLPEDETWIGNNQTYRRNNGGGLGLDYNLTKTLTFSAAYSETDATIKDNAFNKKDYHQQISGTALTWQPNNWYIVGTASYYKDFVPSTRENTVSHYFAGSGYGLESFVGYTFNIDKPFLKSIQPYVAADSLRLKGDEDFHANHVYLGAGTTIGYGLSVYVERTLANSSDGEPDSTWVTVFYDF comes from the coding sequence ATGAGCAAGTTGAAATCGTCAATTTTGATTGGCGGCGTTGTGCTGTCGGCGTTATCCGCTGCAGCCCATGCGGAGATCGTGGTTTTAGATAAGAACCCACAAAGTGATTCTTTACTGGCGCCATTAAGTTTACAGGTCGGCGGAAGTATTCGTCCGGAATGGATTTTTAATAATGGCCCGGAGCCGGGTTATTATAAAAATGGTCACGATGGCGGCACCCGTTTTCGTTTTGGCGCGGATTATAAATTAACGCAAGATACCTCTGTTATTGGTTATTACGAGTGGGGCGTAGACTTAGCGCACGCGCTAGACTGGGACGGCCACTATAATACGGACGGCAAGCGTGATTACCAGCGCCAATCCTATGCCGGGATTAAAGATGATCGTTACGGTACTTTGACCTACGGCCATCAGTGGGGCATCTACTACTCCGTCATCGGCGTGAAAAGCGACGTGTGGGATAACGATGGTCATGCAGGCGCGACCGGCATTGGCGTGAATGGCGATTTCGATGGGGCTAACCGTCCGAAAAACAGCATTAAATATACCAATGATTTTGGCCCGGTTAAGTTATATGCCAACTATTTATTACCGGAAGACGAAACCTGGATTGGTAATAACCAAACCTATCGCCGTAATAATGGCGGTGGTTTAGGTCTGGATTATAATTTGACCAAAACGCTAACCTTTAGCGCCGCATATAGCGAGACTGATGCGACAATTAAGGATAATGCATTTAATAAGAAAGATTATCATCAGCAGATTTCAGGGACGGCATTAACCTGGCAACCGAATAACTGGTATATTGTGGGTACCGCCAGTTATTATAAGGACTTTGTACCGAGCACCCGTGAAAATACCGTTTCACACTATTTCGCTGGTAGCGGTTATGGTTTGGAAAGCTTTGTCGGTTACACCTTTAATATCGATAAACCATTCCTGAAATCTATTCAGCCTTACGTGGCGGCAGACTCCCTGCGCCTGAAAGGGGATGAAGATTTCCATGCCAACCATGTGTACTTAGGCGCGGGCACCACCATTGGTTACGGTCTCTCGGTCTATGTCGAACGTACGCTGGCAAACAGCTCAGACGGCGAACCGGATTCAACCTGGGTTACCGTGTTCTACGATTTCTAA
- the fliE gene encoding flagellar hook-basal body complex protein FliE produces the protein MNKIDATGIHTAQRQLIQQMQQVSAQAGAANIAPANRVSDNAVSFGSVLNDALDHVNAQQQTASAKQHAVEMGESDDLTGAMLESQKASVSFSALIQVRNKLTSALDELINVPL, from the coding sequence ATGAACAAAATTGATGCCACTGGCATACACACTGCGCAACGTCAGTTGATTCAGCAAATGCAGCAGGTGAGCGCGCAAGCGGGGGCCGCCAACATCGCCCCCGCCAACCGGGTCAGCGATAACGCGGTTTCCTTCGGTAGCGTGTTGAATGACGCTCTCGACCATGTCAACGCCCAACAACAGACGGCTAGCGCCAAACAACACGCGGTGGAGATGGGCGAAAGCGACGATCTGACCGGGGCAATGCTGGAAAGCCAGAAAGCCAGCGTCTCTTTCTCTGCCTTGATACAGGTACGTAACAAACTCACCAGTGCGCTGGATGAGTTGATCAACGTGCCGCTGTAA